DNA sequence from the Candidatus Kaistella beijingensis genome:
ATTGAAGAGGTTGCTCTACCTGAAGATAAAGTTCTCAACGATGTTACATATCCGAACATTTCAGAAAGTGGCACGAAAGCTTTGATTACTTTGGCGTTATTTCTATCGTCCATACCGTTTACGGTTCCTCTTCTTCTGTTAAGGTCGCCCACGATATCTCCCATGTATTCTTCCGGAGTTACTACTTCCAGTTTCATAATTGGTTCCATGATTACCGGCTTCGCTTTCTTACCAGCTTCACGGAATCCCATTTTAGCTGCCAATTCGAAAGATAACTGATCAGAGTCAACTGCGTGGAAAGATCCGTCTTTAAGGGTAACTTTGATACCTTCGATTTCGAAACCTGCCAATGGACCGTTCTTCATGGATTCTTTGAATCCTTTCTCCACTGAAGGGATAAATTCTTTAGGAATGTTACCACCTTTAATTTCGTTGATGAATTCCAATCCTGGTTTTCCGTCATCAGTTGGTCCAAGTTCGAAAACGATATCTGCGAATTTACCACGACCACCTGATTGCTTTTTGTAAACTTCTCTGTGGTTTGTAGTTGTAGTAAGGTTTTCTTTGTACTCTACCTGCGGTTGACCTTGGTTAACTTCTACCTTGAATTCTCTTCTCATACGGTCAACGATGATGTCCAAGTGAAGTTCACCCATTCCGGAAATAATCGTTTGTCCAGAAGCTTCGTCAGTTTTTACCTGGAAAGTAGGATCTTCTTCTGCCAATTTAGCAAGAGCGTTACCCATTTTATCCTGGTCTGCTTTAGTTTTAGGCTCAACTGCGATACCAATTACCGGATCTGGGAAAATCATCGATTCTAGAACGATTGGGTTTTTCTCGTCAGATAAAGTATCACCTGTTTTAATATCTTTAAATCCTACCGCTGCACCGATATCTCCTGCTTCAATCATTTCAACAGGATTTTGCTTGTTTGCGTGCATTTGGTAAATTCTAGAAATTCTTTCTTTGTTACCAGATCTTGTGTTCAAAACATAAGAACCTGCATCCAATTTCCCTGAATAAGCTCTAAAGAATGCCAATCTTCCTACGAATGGATCTGTTGCAATTTTGAAAGCCAATGCAGAGAATGGTTCTGTAACTGAAGGTTTTCTTTCGATCTCTTCGTCAGTTCTTGGGTCAGTTCCTTTAATATTGTCTTTATCCATTGGTGAAGGCAAATATTTACAAACTGCATCCAACATAAACTGAACACCTTTGTTCTTAAAAGAAGAACCACAAGTCATCGGGATAATTGATAAATCGATGGTTGCTTTTCTCAACGCTTCGTTGATTTCTTCTTCTGTGATTGAATCTGGGTCTTCGAAGAATTTCTCCATCAAAGTATCGTCATAATCAGCAACAGCTTCTACCAACTTTTCGCGGTATTCCATCACTTCGTCCTTCATGTTATCAGGAATTGGAACTACTTCATAAGTTGCTCCCTGTCCTGCCTCGTCCCAAACGATTGCTCTGTTTTTAATTAAGTCAACTACGCCTTTGAAATCTTCTTCAGCACCGATTGGTAGAACGATAGGAACTGCATTGGAACCTAACATTTCTTTTACTTGTTTTACAACGTTCAAGAAATCAGCACCTTGTCTGTCCATTTTGTTTACGAATCCCATTCTCGCCA
Encoded proteins:
- the fusA gene encoding elongation factor G — protein: MARDLRYTRNIGIAAHIDAGKTTTTERILFYTGKTHKIGEVHEGASTMDWMEQEAERGITITSAATTCKWNFPTTQGKLLPESKEYHFNIIDTPGHVDFTVEVNRSLRVLDGLVFLFSAVDGVEPQSETNWRLADNYKVARMGFVNKMDRQGADFLNVVKQVKEMLGSNAVPIVLPIGAEEDFKGVVDLIKNRAIVWDEAGQGATYEVVPIPDNMKDEVMEYREKLVEAVADYDDTLMEKFFEDPDSITEEEINEALRKATIDLSIIPMTCGSSFKNKGVQFMLDAVCKYLPSPMDKDNIKGTDPRTDEEIERKPSVTEPFSALAFKIATDPFVGRLAFFRAYSGKLDAGSYVLNTRSGNKERISRIYQMHANKQNPVEMIEAGDIGAAVGFKDIKTGDTLSDEKNPIVLESMIFPDPVIGIAVEPKTKADQDKMGNALAKLAEEDPTFQVKTDEASGQTIISGMGELHLDIIVDRMRREFKVEVNQGQPQVEYKENLTTTTNHREVYKKQSGGRGKFADIVFELGPTDDGKPGLEFINEIKGGNIPKEFIPSVEKGFKESMKNGPLAGFEIEGIKVTLKDGSFHAVDSDQLSFELAAKMGFREAGKKAKPVIMEPIMKLEVVTPEEYMGDIVGDLNRRRGTVNGMDDRNNAKVIKAFVPLSEMFGYVTSLRTLSSGRATSSMEFERYEAAPTNVAEEVIAKAKG